A single window of Oreochromis aureus strain Israel breed Guangdong linkage group 5, ZZ_aureus, whole genome shotgun sequence DNA harbors:
- the LOC116322128 gene encoding RNA-binding protein 39-like isoform X1 yields MADDLDIEAMLEAPYKKEDAKISSPNGQDERSKRKKRSRSHDRKRSRSRDRKRSRSRERKRSRSRDRRRSRSRSRERRRSRERGGRYRDHHKHRRRSRSKSPLRKEKSPIRQPIDNLTPEERDARTVFCMQLAARIRPRDLEEFFSAVGKVRDVRMISDRNSRRSKGIAYIEFVEASSVPLAIGLTGQRLLGVPIIVQASQAEKNRAAAAANNLQKGTSGPMRLYVGSLHFNITEEMLRGIFEPFGRIESIQLMMDSETGRSKGYGFITFADAECAKNALEQLNGFELAGRPMKVGHVTERTDASMASSLLDSDELEHTGIDLGTTGRLQLMARLAEGTGLQIPPAAQQALQMSGAIAIGAMAAVTAAMNPALNMNMNSPALNLPSQPLATHCFQLSNMFNPSSEEAPGWELDIQHDVIEECNKHGGVVHIYVDKKSTEGNVYVKCPSIPAAMAAVNALHGRFFAGKMITAAYVPLPTYHNLFPESVTATQLLAPPPRR; encoded by the exons ATGGCAGATGACCTGGACATCGAGGCGATGCTGGAGGCGCCATACAAGAAG GAGGACGCCAAAATCTCGAGCCCCAACGGACAGGACGAGCGCTCCAAGAG GAAGAAACGCAGTCGCAGCCACGACAGGAAGCGTAGCCGGAGTCGAGACAGGAAGAGGAGCCGGAGTCGGGAGCGCAAACGCAGCCGCAGCCGAGACAGACGGAGGAGTCGCAGCCGCAGCAGAGAGCGCCGCCGCAGCCGAGAGCGCGGCGGGCGCTACAGAGACCACCACAAGCA CCGGCGGCGGTCGAGGAGTAAGAGTCCCCTCAGGAAGGAGAAGAGTCCAATCAG GCAGCCCATCGATAACCTGACGCCCGAGGAGCGAGACGCCCGCACGGTGTTCTGCATGCAGCTCGCCGCCCGCATCCGCCCCCGAGACCTGGAGGAGTTCTTCTCTGCGGTGGGGAAG GTTCGGGACGTCAGGATGATCTCTGACAGGAACTCTCGTAGGTCAAAGGGCATCGCCTACATAGAGTTCGTGGAGGCAAGTTCAGTTCCTCTGGCCATTGGGCTGACAGGGCAAAGGCTGCTGGGAGTTCCCATCATCGTACAGGCCTCGCAG gcaGAGAAGAACCGAGCCGCTGCTGCAGCCAACAACCTGCAGAAAGGAACATCTGGACCGATGAGGCTGTACGTCGGCTCGCTGCACTTCAACATCACTGAGGAGATGCTGCGAGGGATCTTTGAGCCATTTGGACGG aTTGAGAGCATCCAGTTGATGATGGACAGCGAGACGGGGCGCTCCAAAGGATACGGCTTCATCACC TTTGCAGATGCAGAGTGCGCCAAGAATGCTCTGGAGCAGCTGAATGGCTTCGAGTTAGCTGGGAGACCCATGAAAGTGGGTCACGTGACCGAGCGGACCGACGCCTCCATGGCGTCGTCCCTCCTTGACAGCGACGAGCTGGAACACACCGGCATCGACCTGGGAACCACCGGGAGACTGCAGCTCATGGCCCGCCTGGCTGAGG GTACTGGTCTGCAGATCCCTCCTGCTGCTCAGCAGGCTCTGCAGATGAGTGGTGCTATTGCCATCGGAGCTATGGCTGCAGTGACAG CGGCCATGAACCCGGCTCTCaacatgaacatgaactctCCTGCTCTGAACCTCCCGTCTCAGCCGCTGGCGACGCACTGCTTCCAGCTGTCCAACATGTTTAACCCCAGCAG tgagGAGGCTCCTGGGTGGGAGCTGGACATCCAGCATGACGTCATAGAGGAGTGTAATAAACATGGTGGCGTTGTTCACATCTACGTTGACAAGAAGTCCACTGAG GGAAACGTCTACGTCAAGTGTCCTTCGATCCCAGCCGCCATGGCTGCCGTCAACGCCCTGCACGGGAGATTCTTTGCTG GTAAAATGATCACCGCGGCATACGTCCCCCTGCCCACTTACCACAACCTGTTCCCGGAGTCTGTCACCGCGACGCAGCTGCTGGCCCCACCCCCACGCCGGTGA
- the LOC116322128 gene encoding RNA-binding protein 39-like isoform X3 — protein MTWTSRRCWRRHTRRKKRSRSHDRKRSRSRDRKRSRSRERKRSRSRDRRRSRSRSRERRRSRERGGRYRDHHKHRRRSRSKSPLRKEKSPIRQPIDNLTPEERDARTVFCMQLAARIRPRDLEEFFSAVGKVRDVRMISDRNSRRSKGIAYIEFVEASSVPLAIGLTGQRLLGVPIIVQASQAEKNRAAAAANNLQKGTSGPMRLYVGSLHFNITEEMLRGIFEPFGRIESIQLMMDSETGRSKGYGFITFADAECAKNALEQLNGFELAGRPMKVGHVTERTDASMASSLLDSDELEHTGIDLGTTGRLQLMARLAEGTGLQIPPAAQQALQMSGAIAIGAMAAVTAAMNPALNMNMNSPALNLPSQPLATHCFQLSNMFNPSSEEAPGWELDIQHDVIEECNKHGGVVHIYVDKKSTEGNVYVKCPSIPAAMAAVNALHGRFFAGKMITAAYVPLPTYHNLFPESVTATQLLAPPPRR, from the exons ATGACCTGGACATCGAGGCGATGCTGGAGGCGCCATACAAGAAG GAAGAAACGCAGTCGCAGCCACGACAGGAAGCGTAGCCGGAGTCGAGACAGGAAGAGGAGCCGGAGTCGGGAGCGCAAACGCAGCCGCAGCCGAGACAGACGGAGGAGTCGCAGCCGCAGCAGAGAGCGCCGCCGCAGCCGAGAGCGCGGCGGGCGCTACAGAGACCACCACAAGCA CCGGCGGCGGTCGAGGAGTAAGAGTCCCCTCAGGAAGGAGAAGAGTCCAATCAG GCAGCCCATCGATAACCTGACGCCCGAGGAGCGAGACGCCCGCACGGTGTTCTGCATGCAGCTCGCCGCCCGCATCCGCCCCCGAGACCTGGAGGAGTTCTTCTCTGCGGTGGGGAAG GTTCGGGACGTCAGGATGATCTCTGACAGGAACTCTCGTAGGTCAAAGGGCATCGCCTACATAGAGTTCGTGGAGGCAAGTTCAGTTCCTCTGGCCATTGGGCTGACAGGGCAAAGGCTGCTGGGAGTTCCCATCATCGTACAGGCCTCGCAG gcaGAGAAGAACCGAGCCGCTGCTGCAGCCAACAACCTGCAGAAAGGAACATCTGGACCGATGAGGCTGTACGTCGGCTCGCTGCACTTCAACATCACTGAGGAGATGCTGCGAGGGATCTTTGAGCCATTTGGACGG aTTGAGAGCATCCAGTTGATGATGGACAGCGAGACGGGGCGCTCCAAAGGATACGGCTTCATCACC TTTGCAGATGCAGAGTGCGCCAAGAATGCTCTGGAGCAGCTGAATGGCTTCGAGTTAGCTGGGAGACCCATGAAAGTGGGTCACGTGACCGAGCGGACCGACGCCTCCATGGCGTCGTCCCTCCTTGACAGCGACGAGCTGGAACACACCGGCATCGACCTGGGAACCACCGGGAGACTGCAGCTCATGGCCCGCCTGGCTGAGG GTACTGGTCTGCAGATCCCTCCTGCTGCTCAGCAGGCTCTGCAGATGAGTGGTGCTATTGCCATCGGAGCTATGGCTGCAGTGACAG CGGCCATGAACCCGGCTCTCaacatgaacatgaactctCCTGCTCTGAACCTCCCGTCTCAGCCGCTGGCGACGCACTGCTTCCAGCTGTCCAACATGTTTAACCCCAGCAG tgagGAGGCTCCTGGGTGGGAGCTGGACATCCAGCATGACGTCATAGAGGAGTGTAATAAACATGGTGGCGTTGTTCACATCTACGTTGACAAGAAGTCCACTGAG GGAAACGTCTACGTCAAGTGTCCTTCGATCCCAGCCGCCATGGCTGCCGTCAACGCCCTGCACGGGAGATTCTTTGCTG GTAAAATGATCACCGCGGCATACGTCCCCCTGCCCACTTACCACAACCTGTTCCCGGAGTCTGTCACCGCGACGCAGCTGCTGGCCCCACCCCCACGCCGGTGA
- the LOC116322138 gene encoding pyruvate dehydrogenase [acetyl-transferring]-phosphatase 1, mitochondrial-like, translated as MLGRTSFLTGRCRLQQCCFLSLPPRRPPELHRLHYPAGSGSWKLRAEQEAGQISSAQVDRILKANEYSLTLPRGPASHGVLGFHSNMLPSNLPCEDRQSSATCLAGRGGVLFGVFDGHAGLACAHAVSQRLFYYIAVAALPLRTLAELERAVEEERAVTPLLEWHKYPQDLSYPDGGVTSFHSLRNYWQERLETEEEEEDDNRMTSALVNAFHRLDYDLSVEAQVHLSLTSPRRVSLPGEGLSVTSPLRVALSGCTACVVHISNSVLHVANLGDSRAVLGVQEADGSWSAINLTNDHNAQNPEELQRILGAHPAEQRTVVRHDRLLGLLLPFRAFGDVRFKWSAEMLSRVYETRPDVLSAVSEAVRTMPPHYLTPPYLSAEPEITQHCVGPADKFLVLATDGLWELMHRQTVIQLVGDQLTGLQQQRPIIPGEGTTLGGLQRLLLERRGRVLSVLEDQNTATHLIRHALGDDGYGAVAPNRLAKMLSLPVDLARRYRDDITITIIHLNEI; from the exons ATGTTGGGGCGAACTTCCTTCCTTACTGGACGCTGCAGACTTCAGCAGTGCTGTTTCCTGTCCTTGCCACCTCGCCGTCCACCTGAGCTGCACAGACTCCATTACCCAGCAGGCAGTGGGAGCTGGAAGCTGAGGGCGGAGCAGGAGGCGGGGCAGATAAGTTCAGCTCAGGTCGACCGGATCTTAAAG GCCAATGAATACAGCCTTACCCTCCCCAGAGGCCCCGCCTCCCATGGTGTCCTGGGTTTTCATAGCAACATGTTGCCATCCAACCTCCCCTGTGAGGACCGTCAGAGCAGCGCCACCTGCCTAGCGGGCCGTGGAGGCGTGTTGTTTGGTGTGTTCGATGGTCACGCGGGGCTGGCCTGCGCCCATGCTGTCAGTCAGAGGCTCTTTTACTACATCGCCGTGGCAGCGCTACCACTGAGGACACTGGCGGAGCTGGAACGAGCGGTGGAGGAGGAACGGGCCGTAACACCGCTGCTGGAATGGCATAAATACCCCCAAGACCTCAGCTACCCCGATGGAGGAGTGACCTCCTTCCATAGCCTCCGGAACTACTGGCAGGAGAGGCTGGAgaccgaggaggaggaggag gaTGACAACAGAATGACATCGGCTCTGGTAAATGCATTCCATCGCCTTGACTACGACCTGTCTGTAGAAGCCCAGGTGCATCTGTCCCTGACCTCCCCCAG GCGGGTGTCTCTCCCTGGTGAGGGGTTGTCTGTGACCTCCCCCCTCAGGGTGGCGCTGTCTGGTTGCACAGCCTGTGTCGTCCACATCTCCAACAGCGTTCTACACGTGGCCAACCTGGGGGACAGTCGGGCAGTCCTGGGCGTCCAGGAGGCAGACGGAAGCTGGTCTGCGATCAACCTCACCAACGACCACAATGCACAGAATCCGGAAGAGctgcaaaggattctgggagcGCACCCAGCGGAGCAGAGGACGGTGGTCCGCCACGACCGCCTACTGGGCCTTCTGCTGCCCTTCCGGGCGTTCGGTGACGTCCGCTTCAAATGGAGCGCCGAGATGCTAAGTCGGGTCTATGAAACTCGACCAGACGTCCTGTCCGCGGTCAGTGAGGCAGTCCGGACGATGCCTCCGCACTACCTGACCCCACCCTATCTGAGCGCTGAACCAGAAATCACCCAACACTGTGTTGGACCAGCAGACAAGTTCCTGGTCCTCGCCACTGATGGACTGTGGGAGCTGATGCATCGCCAGACAGTCATCCAGCTTGTGGGGGATCAGCTGACAG GCCTCCAGCAGCAGAGACCTATAATTCCTGGCGAGGGCACGACGCTGGGcggcctgcagcgcctcctgcTGGAGAGGAGGGGGCGGGTCCTGTCGGTGCTGGAGGACCAGAACACCGCCACCCACCTGATCCGCCACGCCCTTGGCGACGACGGGTACGGAGCAGTAGCTCCAAATCGTCTCGCCAAGATGCTGAGTCTGCCTGTGGATCTGGCCCGGAGGTACCGTGATGACATCACTATCACCATCATTCACCTGAATGAGATCTAA
- the LOC116322128 gene encoding RNA-binding protein 39-like isoform X2 gives MDVRDMRRQVARWQMTWTSRRCWRRHTRRKKRSRSHDRKRSRSRDRKRSRSRERKRSRSRDRRRSRSRSRERRRSRERGGRYRDHHKHRRRSRSKSPLRKEKSPIRQPIDNLTPEERDARTVFCMQLAARIRPRDLEEFFSAVGKVRDVRMISDRNSRRSKGIAYIEFVEASSVPLAIGLTGQRLLGVPIIVQASQAEKNRAAAAANNLQKGTSGPMRLYVGSLHFNITEEMLRGIFEPFGRIESIQLMMDSETGRSKGYGFITFADAECAKNALEQLNGFELAGRPMKVGHVTERTDASMASSLLDSDELEHTGIDLGTTGRLQLMARLAEGTGLQIPPAAQQALQMSGAIAIGAMAAVTAAMNPALNMNMNSPALNLPSQPLATHCFQLSNMFNPSSEEAPGWELDIQHDVIEECNKHGGVVHIYVDKKSTEGNVYVKCPSIPAAMAAVNALHGRFFAGKMITAAYVPLPTYHNLFPESVTATQLLAPPPRR, from the exons ATGGACGTCAGAGACATGCGTCGGCag GTAGCAAGATGGCAGATGACCTGGACATCGAGGCGATGCTGGAGGCGCCATACAAGAAG GAAGAAACGCAGTCGCAGCCACGACAGGAAGCGTAGCCGGAGTCGAGACAGGAAGAGGAGCCGGAGTCGGGAGCGCAAACGCAGCCGCAGCCGAGACAGACGGAGGAGTCGCAGCCGCAGCAGAGAGCGCCGCCGCAGCCGAGAGCGCGGCGGGCGCTACAGAGACCACCACAAGCA CCGGCGGCGGTCGAGGAGTAAGAGTCCCCTCAGGAAGGAGAAGAGTCCAATCAG GCAGCCCATCGATAACCTGACGCCCGAGGAGCGAGACGCCCGCACGGTGTTCTGCATGCAGCTCGCCGCCCGCATCCGCCCCCGAGACCTGGAGGAGTTCTTCTCTGCGGTGGGGAAG GTTCGGGACGTCAGGATGATCTCTGACAGGAACTCTCGTAGGTCAAAGGGCATCGCCTACATAGAGTTCGTGGAGGCAAGTTCAGTTCCTCTGGCCATTGGGCTGACAGGGCAAAGGCTGCTGGGAGTTCCCATCATCGTACAGGCCTCGCAG gcaGAGAAGAACCGAGCCGCTGCTGCAGCCAACAACCTGCAGAAAGGAACATCTGGACCGATGAGGCTGTACGTCGGCTCGCTGCACTTCAACATCACTGAGGAGATGCTGCGAGGGATCTTTGAGCCATTTGGACGG aTTGAGAGCATCCAGTTGATGATGGACAGCGAGACGGGGCGCTCCAAAGGATACGGCTTCATCACC TTTGCAGATGCAGAGTGCGCCAAGAATGCTCTGGAGCAGCTGAATGGCTTCGAGTTAGCTGGGAGACCCATGAAAGTGGGTCACGTGACCGAGCGGACCGACGCCTCCATGGCGTCGTCCCTCCTTGACAGCGACGAGCTGGAACACACCGGCATCGACCTGGGAACCACCGGGAGACTGCAGCTCATGGCCCGCCTGGCTGAGG GTACTGGTCTGCAGATCCCTCCTGCTGCTCAGCAGGCTCTGCAGATGAGTGGTGCTATTGCCATCGGAGCTATGGCTGCAGTGACAG CGGCCATGAACCCGGCTCTCaacatgaacatgaactctCCTGCTCTGAACCTCCCGTCTCAGCCGCTGGCGACGCACTGCTTCCAGCTGTCCAACATGTTTAACCCCAGCAG tgagGAGGCTCCTGGGTGGGAGCTGGACATCCAGCATGACGTCATAGAGGAGTGTAATAAACATGGTGGCGTTGTTCACATCTACGTTGACAAGAAGTCCACTGAG GGAAACGTCTACGTCAAGTGTCCTTCGATCCCAGCCGCCATGGCTGCCGTCAACGCCCTGCACGGGAGATTCTTTGCTG GTAAAATGATCACCGCGGCATACGTCCCCCTGCCCACTTACCACAACCTGTTCCCGGAGTCTGTCACCGCGACGCAGCTGCTGGCCCCACCCCCACGCCGGTGA